One genomic window of Candidatus Nitrospira inopinata includes the following:
- the urtB gene encoding urea ABC transporter permease subunit UrtB, whose translation MKGWRCVAVIILLTVLSAVTGPHQRLLFAEEVSSQPSETAFAPVAVLSIEQALLGIQSDDAAIRQAAATFLIEKGDAGLIPKLDEIRAEGSRIVRQTIKPVVDLLKNKANLTHQSPDFRRSAAADLALTGRVEAIPYLKEAADKEDVWWVRYTMEESWHLLELNSDDPAVRLEAVKKLGELRSLNSLSTLKELIEAGEQSEATEQQKELASAGRAAVERIETWSMWAGVLETLFRGISLSSILLIMSLGLAIVFGLMGVINMAHGELMMIGAYATYVTQQAFIDWFSPDVFDWYFPAALPVAFLAAAGVGWVLEAAVIRFLYGRLLETLLATWGISLILMQAARVYFGDLTAVIAPQALRGGAQVMVGVYLPYNRIFIIVLSIVCVVGVYYLLFRSNLGMRVRAVTQNRNMSACLGIPTRKVDSYTFAFASGLAGVAGWALTMVGNVDPGLGQNYIVDSFMVVVTGGVGKLAGTIWASLGIGGLNKVIEPFTGAVYGKVFILLGVILFLQWRPSGLFAAKGRSADA comes from the coding sequence ATGAAAGGATGGCGGTGTGTCGCGGTCATCATTCTGCTGACGGTCCTGTCGGCGGTGACGGGCCCGCATCAAAGGTTGCTGTTTGCAGAGGAGGTATCGTCTCAACCCTCCGAGACGGCTTTCGCCCCCGTCGCCGTTCTTTCCATTGAGCAGGCGCTCTTGGGAATTCAAAGCGACGATGCCGCGATTCGCCAGGCGGCGGCCACCTTTCTCATCGAGAAAGGAGATGCCGGGCTCATTCCAAAGCTTGACGAAATTCGAGCCGAAGGCTCGCGGATCGTGCGTCAGACCATTAAACCTGTTGTTGACCTTCTCAAAAACAAAGCAAACTTGACGCACCAATCTCCTGATTTCAGGCGATCGGCCGCCGCCGATCTCGCTTTGACGGGCCGGGTCGAGGCCATTCCCTATTTGAAGGAAGCGGCGGACAAGGAGGACGTCTGGTGGGTTCGATATACGATGGAGGAGTCGTGGCATCTTCTTGAGCTGAATTCCGACGATCCGGCCGTTCGGCTGGAAGCCGTCAAGAAGTTGGGCGAACTTCGAAGCCTCAACAGCCTGAGCACATTGAAAGAGTTGATTGAAGCGGGCGAGCAGTCCGAAGCGACGGAGCAACAAAAGGAGTTGGCCTCGGCAGGAAGGGCCGCAGTGGAACGAATTGAAACCTGGTCCATGTGGGCCGGTGTGTTGGAGACTCTGTTCCGAGGCATCAGCCTGAGTTCCATTCTCCTCATCATGTCTCTCGGCCTCGCCATTGTGTTCGGTCTCATGGGCGTGATCAACATGGCTCATGGTGAGCTGATGATGATCGGCGCCTACGCCACGTACGTCACTCAACAGGCGTTTATCGACTGGTTTTCTCCGGACGTCTTCGATTGGTACTTCCCGGCTGCCCTTCCCGTCGCCTTTCTCGCCGCGGCGGGGGTCGGGTGGGTCCTCGAAGCCGCGGTGATCCGGTTTCTCTACGGTCGTCTCCTGGAAACGCTGCTGGCGACGTGGGGGATCAGCTTGATTCTCATGCAGGCGGCTCGGGTGTACTTCGGTGATCTCACGGCCGTCATTGCGCCGCAGGCATTGAGAGGAGGAGCGCAAGTGATGGTGGGGGTCTATCTCCCCTACAACAGGATTTTCATCATCGTCCTGTCCATCGTGTGCGTCGTCGGCGTGTATTACCTCTTGTTTCGGTCGAATTTGGGAATGCGCGTCAGGGCCGTCACGCAGAATCGAAATATGAGCGCGTGTCTGGGCATTCCGACCCGGAAAGTCGATTCCTACACGTTCGCGTTCGCTTCGGGGCTGGCCGGGGTTGCCGGATGGGCTCTGACCATGGTGGGCAACGTCGATCCGGGCCTTGGGCAAAACTACATCGTCGATTCCTTCATGGTGGTCGTGACCGGAGGAGTCGGCAAACTGGCTGGGACGATATGGGCCTCGTTGGGGATCGGAGGCTTGAACAAGGTCATCGAGCCGTTCACCGGAGCGGTGTATGGAAAGGTGTTTATTCTCCTCGGAGTGATTCTTTTCTTGCAATGGCGGCCGTCCGGTCTCTTTGCCGCGAAAGGGAGAAGCGCCGATGCCTGA
- the urtA gene encoding urea ABC transporter substrate-binding protein, protein METGMPPCTENLSKTEESATDSGSSRREFLSQSGKIAAGVGVAALLGNLGNYALSYAAGGPPIKIGVLHSLSGTMAISEVSLRDVVLMAVEEINKAGGVMGREIQPVVVDPASNWDLFAEKAKQLLLQDKVSVVFGCWTSVSRKSVLPVFEKNNGLLFYPVQYEGEECSRNVFYTGAAVNQQAQPAVEYLMSPEGGSYKKFYLLGSDYVYPRTTNKILRAMLLAKGVPPANIAEEYTPFHHQDYQTICGKIKKFAAGGGAAVISTINGDSNVPFYKEFANQGLRAEDAPIMAFSVAEDELRGMDTTALVGHLAAWNYFQSVDTPQNKKFVANFKAYCKRNNLPDGENRVTDDPIEAAYFGVYVWKQAVEQAGSTEVDKVRQAVYNQKFLAPGGTIMMDCCNHHTHKPVLIGEILKDGQFKVIWRSKGLVKPEPWSEFTNPEKGCDWVNHQGTYQKK, encoded by the coding sequence ATGGAAACGGGAATGCCACCGTGTACGGAAAACCTCAGCAAAACGGAAGAGAGCGCTACCGATAGCGGGTCATCGAGGCGAGAGTTCCTCTCTCAAAGCGGGAAAATAGCCGCAGGCGTAGGGGTTGCCGCCCTATTGGGCAATCTTGGAAACTACGCCCTCTCCTATGCGGCGGGTGGACCACCAATCAAAATCGGCGTTCTTCATTCACTGAGCGGCACCATGGCCATCAGTGAAGTGTCGTTGCGCGACGTCGTGCTGATGGCGGTGGAAGAAATTAACAAAGCCGGCGGTGTGATGGGACGGGAGATCCAGCCCGTCGTTGTTGATCCCGCTTCCAATTGGGATCTCTTTGCAGAAAAAGCCAAACAGTTGTTGTTGCAGGATAAAGTGTCCGTCGTCTTCGGCTGCTGGACGTCGGTCAGCCGAAAATCCGTCCTGCCCGTCTTCGAGAAGAACAACGGCCTGCTCTTTTATCCTGTTCAGTACGAAGGCGAGGAATGTTCGCGGAACGTGTTCTACACCGGCGCCGCCGTCAATCAACAGGCGCAGCCGGCCGTCGAATACCTCATGAGTCCGGAAGGAGGCTCGTACAAAAAGTTTTATTTGTTGGGGAGCGACTACGTCTATCCTCGCACGACGAACAAAATTCTTCGGGCGATGCTGCTGGCCAAAGGGGTGCCACCGGCCAACATTGCGGAAGAATACACTCCTTTCCATCATCAGGATTATCAAACTATCTGCGGCAAGATCAAAAAATTCGCGGCCGGCGGAGGAGCCGCCGTCATCAGCACGATCAACGGCGACAGCAATGTTCCCTTTTACAAAGAATTCGCCAACCAGGGACTGAGGGCGGAAGACGCTCCGATCATGGCCTTCAGCGTGGCCGAAGACGAATTGCGAGGAATGGACACGACGGCGTTGGTCGGACACCTGGCCGCGTGGAACTATTTTCAAAGTGTGGATACGCCTCAAAACAAGAAGTTCGTCGCGAATTTCAAGGCGTACTGCAAGCGAAATAACTTGCCGGACGGCGAGAATCGGGTGACGGATGATCCGATCGAAGCCGCCTATTTCGGCGTGTATGTGTGGAAGCAGGCTGTTGAGCAGGCCGGCTCAACCGAGGTCGACAAGGTTCGCCAGGCCGTCTACAACCAAAAGTTTCTGGCTCCCGGCGGGACCATCATGATGGACTGCTGCAATCATCACACGCATAAGCCCGTGCTCATCGGGGAAATCCTCAAGGACGGTCAGTTCAAGGTGATCTGGCGATCCAAGGGATTGGTCAAACCCGAACCTTGGAGCGAGTTTACGAATCCCGAGAAAGGGTGCGATTGGGTGAATCATCAGGGGACGTATCAGAAGAAGTAG
- a CDS encoding porin family protein, protein MGIKTSFNAVEGASPAGHYTNDFKVDFARIYINGKIHKYVGFEFNTECFNCGVAGGANIFGGNSAIGLLDAIGKFEFDEKFNIWVGRLLLPSERGELNGPFYHATYAGFRTPFFPADFSSNFDNGAGLYGRDNGATLWGKVHPMGTHLLYAVSVSQGLRAAANSGSSLMYTGRLQWNLLNDETSPGYYTSGTYFGTAGDILAIAISGQHQKDGAGNVNAAFGVSDFTGMSIDLLVEKVLPNNWGVFTFNGEFKRFWARYALDAFTAVSPVTGLVDCFCIFNGHSWTVYGLYLIPAKVGIGQFQPYARFTSINPLNSSTRQEWEGGVNYVIDGFNARISAYYTYGDLKTKGGPAGSFSPTATGDKVDSFHVALQLQY, encoded by the coding sequence ATGGGCATCAAGACAAGTTTCAATGCGGTGGAAGGCGCCTCGCCGGCGGGGCACTACACCAATGATTTCAAGGTGGACTTTGCTCGAATCTATATTAACGGCAAAATTCACAAGTACGTCGGGTTCGAGTTCAACACCGAGTGTTTCAACTGCGGGGTTGCTGGAGGAGCAAATATCTTCGGCGGGAACTCGGCTATCGGGCTGCTGGACGCAATCGGGAAATTTGAATTTGACGAAAAGTTCAACATCTGGGTTGGACGGCTGTTGCTGCCGAGCGAGCGTGGTGAGCTAAATGGTCCTTTCTATCATGCGACCTATGCGGGTTTCAGAACTCCGTTTTTCCCAGCGGACTTCAGCTCAAATTTCGACAATGGGGCAGGACTCTATGGTCGTGATAACGGCGCGACTCTCTGGGGGAAGGTCCATCCCATGGGCACCCATTTATTGTACGCGGTTTCCGTATCTCAAGGATTGCGGGCTGCCGCAAACAGCGGGAGCAGTTTGATGTACACCGGACGCTTGCAGTGGAACCTGCTGAACGACGAAACCTCTCCGGGCTATTACACGTCCGGCACCTATTTTGGGACGGCCGGAGACATCCTGGCCATCGCGATCAGCGGGCAACACCAGAAAGACGGAGCAGGCAACGTCAACGCGGCGTTCGGCGTGAGCGATTTCACCGGCATGTCCATTGATCTCTTGGTGGAAAAGGTCCTTCCGAACAACTGGGGCGTCTTTACATTCAATGGAGAATTCAAGCGATTCTGGGCTCGATATGCACTTGACGCATTTACCGCTGTGTCGCCGGTGACCGGATTGGTGGATTGTTTCTGTATCTTCAACGGCCACTCGTGGACCGTCTATGGATTGTACTTGATTCCCGCGAAGGTGGGGATCGGCCAATTCCAGCCCTATGCCCGTTTTACCTCCATCAATCCTCTGAACAGTTCAACGCGTCAAGAATGGGAAGGCGGCGTGAACTATGTGATCGATGGCTTCAATGCGAGAATATCTGCGTACTACACCTACGGCGATCTCAAAACGAAGGGAGGCCCGGCAGGGAGCTTTTCCCCCACTGCGACGGGAGACAAGGTCGATTCGTTCC